CGCACCGCGCGGTGCGCTGCTGCTGGCACTGGTGGACGGCGGCGTCGCCGGCTGCTGTGCCCTGCGGCCGCTCGATTCCAGCGACTACCCCATTGCGGCCGAAATGAAGCGCCTGTACGTGCGCAAGGCGTTTCGTGGCTTCGGCCTGGGCCGCCAGCTGGTCGAGGCGACCCTGGACGCTGCCCGGGCCGCCGGCTACGCCAGCGTGCTGCTGGACACGCTGGACGACATGGAAGCCGCGCGCGCCCTGTACGAGGACCTGGGCTTCGAGCCCATCGAGCCCTACTACCACAACCCCATCCCGGGGGCGCACTACCTCAAGGTCGACCTCTGAGGCGGGCGCCGCCGGGCGCTCAGGCCTTGGCTTGCGCCAGCAGGGTGTCGGCGTCGCTGACCTCGAACTTGCCGGGGGCCTCGACGTTGAGGGTCGCCACCTTGCCGTCCTTGACCAGCATCGAGTAGCGCGTGCTGCGCAGGCCCATGCCGCGGGCGTTGAGGTCCAGCGTCAGGCCGGTGGCCTTGGCGAAGTCGGCGCTGCCGTCGGCCAGCATGCGGACTTTGCCGCCGGACTTCTGGTCGCG
The sequence above is drawn from the Ramlibacter pinisoli genome and encodes:
- a CDS encoding GNAT family N-acetyltransferase encodes the protein MIDLVTPRSSDELQATRAIFLEYAAALGVDLCFQGFDEELATLPGEYAAPRGALLLALVDGGVAGCCALRPLDSSDYPIAAEMKRLYVRKAFRGFGLGRQLVEATLDAARAAGYASVLLDTLDDMEAARALYEDLGFEPIEPYYHNPIPGAHYLKVDL